The genomic window AGCTCAAAGCATGGAGAGCTGCAGCTGTGGTGATTTTAATCGCAGCCCCACCACACTGTAGTTGGACATCCGAGCAGATTGTTCTGAATCTCAGTGTTACCTTCTCTAAAACAAGAATAGTTCTCAAAAGGTTgatttgaagaattttaaaagagatcttgcacagtgcctggcatggagtaAGCACTTAACATACGTGGGCACTTAGTGATAAAAACAGGTGGGATTTGCCCAGCTATTAATCAATAGGTCCCGGGACTTACTCCTTTAGGTAGCACAGTGAACATAATATCTTGGCATATTGGGGGACAAATATCTCAGGAGTGTGCAATCAATTTAAATTTACAGAGTCAATGGGAACATTTGGGGAGCCTAGGAGAGCAGCCTGAGccaaaaaagggaggggggcagaatCCCTAGTGAGACCTGTCAGCAACTACTGTtcctgggagcctgcctccatCACTGGGAGCCAAGTTGGACTGCCTTCAGCAGTTGATTGTATGGGAGTGCTGATCCTTTGGCTTTTGCCGTTCCCTTGAAGTCAAAGGCCAAGATAGATTTTAGTCTCCTGAATCAAGATTCTCTTGTTGGCTCCTGGCCTGTGAAATTGGGAAAGATGTGTTCTTGGGGGTGTGAGCGAATGAAGAAGGGGTGGCATCTCCGGGCcctgggaagagggggagaaattGGGAATACTGGATAGTGAGTAGCGTTTGTACTCTGATTTTGTTCCTGGGCCAGAAGCAGCTTACCTGAGAAAGACCTATGTCTTTTCCCATTATTGAGCAAGTGAAGGCAAAGAATAATGACAAGGTTCCCCTTCCAACAATGGAAACATTTGTGGGGTATCACTTACTGAGCACTTCTCGGGCTTTTTGTAGCCAGAGGCTTATAACAGCTGTATCCTGTGTAACACTCAGCAGCTCTGGGAGATGGAATTGGGAGCTAATACTGAACAACCAGTGTTGAGGGTTTGACTAGTATATATCATTTGATCCTCCCAGTCTAATACGAAGTCTGTATTTTCCCCACATACACAGAAGGGAAGCTCAGAGAAGCTTTAGCTGCTTCCAGGTGGTTGAACTAGGATTTAAAGCCATGTCTAATTAAACATCCCCAAATGCCTTCCTTGATAAGCCTTTTGATTCCTGGCTCCCTGGAGAAAGGACTTTTCTTTCCTAATCTACTAATTTTTTTGAGTCTACCTCTTGGTTTCTACCAAAGAACCAGAGCCTTTGGTAGTTTGTTCTGTTTGACAGAGCTGTAGGGTCAACGGCTTCCCTGAAAGGCAGAAAACTAGAAATCTGTTTGCAAGACAGGCTttaggagaaaagagggaaggtaGGGCTTGCCTGATGGCTTCTATGTCCACAGCCCTGGCCCATGCCCCTTTTAGACTGTATCATTACTTAGAAGCGCGACTGTCATATTCCACAGTACATACTTAGTGGCCCCTGTAGCTTGGTACtgctgtgctcgctcgctcgctcgctctcagcCCTTCCTCCCTACGTCCTCTACTGGCCCATCCTTTGCTGGAGGGTCTAGCCCTTTCCTTTACACATGCTTTCATGCAGGGtctcatttgctttttcattcagtTGACCCCTCTGGGCAGAGACCTCCCTTGCTAGTCTCTCATTTCCATTGCTGGAGGACGGCTTGACCTTAATGTTCTACCTCAGACTCCAAATAACAAAAACTGAACACTGGTCCCTCCAAAGCTGTTCTGATTCTCTTCACCCAGTGATGCCCATGGTCTTCTCAATCCAGGCTAGGGAGTTTGGGAGTCCTTTATTCCTTAGCTGAGTCCTTTTGATTCCAGCTCTGCAGCGGCTCTTAaacctaccctcctcccccccttAGAACCCTTATTGTCTCTAACCCTGATAATGAGAGCCAACCTACCAGCTGAGGTCTCTCATCTAACCTctactgattattttaaagatttgtcaCCACCCTCTGTCTTTGCGGCTTCTGTCTGTGCAGGACCCGTAAATATCTGTGAGGAAATGACTATTCTGCATGGGGGCTTTTTGCTTGCCGAGCAGCTGTTCCACCCCAAAGCACTGACAGAAATGACAAAGTCTGACTGGGAACGCGTTGGGCAGCCCATTGTGGAGGCCCTAAGGGAGATCTCCTCTGCCACAGCTTGCTCCCAGCCCTTTGCCTGGAAGAAGAAAGCTCTGATCATCATCTGGGCCAAGGTTCTTCAGCCCTACCCCGTCACCCCTTCAGACACTGACACTCGGTGGCAGGAAGATGTGTTCTTCTCAGTAGGCAACATGATCCCTACCATCAATCACACTGTCCTTTTTGAGCTGCTCAAgtctctggaagcttctggaCTCTTTATCCAGCTCCTTATGGCCCTGCCCACCGCTATCTGCCGTGCAGAACTCGAGCACTTTTTGGAGCACATGTCCGTTGACACATCTTCAAAGGATGTGGCCTTTTTCCTCAGCGTCTGGTGGGAAATGATGAAGCACAAAGGCAATCAGCAGGACCCCCTGCTCTCCCAGTTTAGAACAATGGCCCATAAGTATTTGTCATCCTCAGATGAGTTCTCCCACCCTCCAAAGAGGTTTAAGTCGGACCCAGATGTGTGTCCCACCATGCCCCTGTTGGCCATGCTGCTCACCGGGCTGAAGCAAATCCAGAGTCGAATTCTCTGCCCAGGGATGAAGTGCTGTGCGTTAGCCAACTTGGCAGACATGCTGACCGTGTTTGCACTGATGGAGGATGACCCCCAGGAAGTGTCTGCAACCGTGTATCTGGACAAACTGGCCACGGTGATCTCCGTGTGGAATTCGGACACCCAGAACCCGTATCACCAGCAGGCACTGGCAGAGAAGGTAAAGGAGGCAGAACGGGACATCAGCCTGACCTCTCTGGCCAAGCTTCCAAGCGAGACAATCTTCATTGGGTTTGAGTTCATGTGCAGCCTGCtgcgggagtggggggaggagctgCAGGCCATGCTCAATGGCAGCCAGGGGACAAATTATGACAGCTTCCGGCTGTGTGACAGCCTGACTTCCTTCAGCCAGAACTTGAAGCTCTACCTGGATTCTACCAGCTTGTCcaaggaggagaggcaggtggtCTCGGAGCTGGCAGAGTGCGTTGCAGACTTCCTGAGGAAAACAGCCAAGGTGCTGAAGAACAAGGGCTTTGAGAAGGACATCACTGCCTCCATTGCCATGGCCATTATCGAGCAGAAGATGGACCGGCATATGGAAATGTGCTACATTTTTGCTTCTGAGAAGAAGTGGGCCTTTTCAGACGAGTGGCTAGCCTGCCTGCTTAATAACCGGGCCCTCTTCCGAGAGCCAGACCTGGTGTTAAAGCTGCTGGAAACGGTGATAGAAGTGACTGCGGCAGACAGAGCCATCCCTGAATCTCAGATCAAACAAGTGATCAGCTTGATTCTGGAATGCTATGCAGACCTCTCGCTGCCAGATAAAAATAAAGTCCTCTCAGGCACCCTGTTCTCCTGGGGCCGGAAGGGTCTCTCTGAAAAGCTGTTGGCTTACTTGGATGGGTTTCAGGAGGACGTCAATACAACTTTCAACCAGCTCACACAGAGCACCTCTGAACAGGGCTTAGCTAAAGCCGTGGCCTCTGTGGCCCGCCTGGTCATTCTGCACCCGGAGGTCACCGTGAAGAAAATGTGCAGCATGGCCGTGGTCAGTCTCGGCACCCATAAGTTCCTGGCCCAGATTCTCACTGCCTTCCCCGCTCTCCGGTTTCTGGAAGAGCAGGGTCCAAATCCATCCACCAGCTTTGTGGTGTCCTGCCTCAAAGAAACCGTCTGGACAAAGTTCTCCACACCcaaggaagaaaagcaattttTAGAGCTCCTGGGCTGCCTGATGAATCCTGTGAAGCCCCAGGGAATCCCGGTTGCCGCTCTTCTTGAACCAGATGAGGTGCTGAAGGAGTTCGTCCTGCCTTTCTTGCTGCTCGACATCAAAGAGGTGGGCCTCAGTTTGAAGATTTTCATCCAGACTCTTGAAGCAAATGCGTGTTTGGAGGAATACTGGCTCCACACCTGCTCTCCGTTCCCCCTCCTCTTCAGCTTGTGCCAGCTCTTAGATGGCTTCAGCAAATACTGGCAGCTCCCCAGGGAGAAACGGTGCCTCTCTTTGGATGGGAAGGACCTGGTGGTCCATATCCTGGAGGTCCTCTGTGAAATTATATTGGCCAATACTGAGACCTTCTCCCCAGACACCTGGATCAAGTCCCTGTCTTGGCTCCACCGGAAGCTGGAGCAGCTTGACTGGACTGTGCGCCTGAGAATGAAGAACCTCTTTGAGGGCCACTTCAAGTGTGAGGTGCCCGCCACGCTCTTTGAGATCTGTAAGCTTTCTGAGGATGAGTGGACCTCCCAAGCCCACCCTGGTTATGGCCCGGGCACAGGGCTGCTAGCCTGGATGGAGTGCTGCTCCATCTCCAGCAGCATCTCCGAGCAGATGCTGTCCCTCCTGGTGGTGGATGTTGGCAACCCCGAGGAGGTCAGATTGTTCAGCAAGGGCTTCCTGGTGGTCATGGTACAAGTCCTGCCTTGGTGCAGTCCCCAAGAGTGGCAGCACCTGTACCAGCTGACCAGGAGACTGCTAGAGAAGCAACTCCTGCACGTCCCATACAGTCTGGAGTACATTCAGTTCGTTCCTCTGCTCAACCTAAAGCCCTTTGCCCAGGAGCTCCAGTTCTCCGTGCTCTTCCTGAGAGCCTTCCAGTTTCTCTGCAGCCAGAGCTGTCGTAACTGGCTTCCAATGGAAGGCTGGAGCCACGTAGTCAAGCTTCTCTGTAACAGTCTAACCCACCTCCTGGACTCTGTTCGGATGATTCAGTCGGTTGGCCCTTGGGCTCAAGAACAGGACCTGACCCAGGAGACCCTGTTCTTTTATACCCAGGTATTCTGTCACGTTCTGCATATCATGGCCATGCTCCACCAAGAGGTGTGCGAACCGCTCTATGTTCTGGCCTTGGAGATCCTCACCTGCTACGAAACACTGAGCAAGGCCAACCCTTCTGGTAGTTCCTTGCTCCAGAAGGTAAATGAGCAGCGCTTCTTGAAGTCCATCGCTGAGAACATTAGCCCTGAGGAGCGGCGCCAGACCCTGCTGCAGAAGATCAGCAACTTCTGACCTTTGTACACCAGAGAACAGCTGGGCCCTGGCTAGCTGGGGTCTCTAGGGGCTCAAGCTGAGAAACGCAAGCCTTTCAGTTACATGAAGTTGTACACAAGCTAAAAACGTATACGGCAATAACTGtaaagaaaatagtttcttaGGTGTTTGTAACATACAAATTATAAATTCTCTTTTGAGTTTCATTGTGTCTCTTTTGAGTTATTCTGGTCAATAGACTAGACTCAGATGTGTTGTGTGGTTGGGCTCAGCTAGAGTCTTAAATATCAAGGCCAGCTGGGAGGAATGTGTTCATAACTGGACTTATCTACCCTAGAATTCAGCAAAGAAGTCCAAAGGTGAAACTACCCAAGTGGAAAAATGACAAGGTATATGTTCTTTTCCACTGAAAGCCTCTTCAAGAGTCCCTTTGTGGTGTCTTAACAAGGGCAGCAAGGGAAAAAACTCTTCTGCCACCAGTTGGCCATGTGGTTTGTGAACCCAAAAGGGATAAAGAACACTGTACCAAGAAGAGTGTCAGGGAGTAGACTAATAACCTAATATTAGTCTAACTAATATTAACTATATTAACTAATATTAACTAACTAATATTAGTAGACTAATAATGGAGGACTTCTGCCATGGAGTTTGAGCTCCATTTAGTGGATGCGGGAGGGGCTGTTTTGTAACAGTCTGGTAAACACCAGAGATGGGTTTAAAGTCTGGGTATAATTATCTTATGCCTGGGGGAGGCTGTCATGGTTTTCAAGACTGAGTGGCAGCCGTCAGTGGTGTACACAGGGCCTTAAATATGGGGCCTTAATGTATCCAATGTCTATCACAGAACTAGGAGAACTATTGGTAGAGGTGTTTGAGAGGCAAGGAGGGAAAAAGGATATGCCCCATCACTTTCATATGCTTAACTCTCACAATAAAGCATTATTCTGGCTCCCTTCCAGCTCCTAACTGGGATTCACATAGGAAGGGAAGATCATGCCAAGAGCTGCCTGACCACTGGGCTTGAACTCTAGGACCCGATGAGGTACTCTTGGAACCCCAGGAACATGTTAGAGGGAGGTATGAGCTAGGCCCTCCTGAATGCTGAAGGTGTGACCACACCCCAACTTCTGCCAGTTGTGTGGTGTATGTGAACACAGACCAGAAGCCAGAGCTCACAGCAGGGATTCCTGTCAGGTCACAGGATGGGTCTGAAGAGAAGTCGATATTGATGTATTTCACAAATGAGAAGAAGCTGGGAAATATTAGTGCACTTTAATCACCACAGGGGTGATTTATAAAGACAGACTGACAGTAAACAAtaacggtaaaaaaaaaaaattacagcatttgacattttttaaatggcacccattaaagacagaaatagaatTTGAGACACTGTTACATACTCAGTACTTTGCAAGTTCATGGACAACAGTGAGTTCAAAGGCACTTTAAAACTTCTAGATTTTTACtaccatttgaaaaacaaaaaacttcatggTAGCAGTTTCTAAAAACCCATCCTAGTGGATAGGGAACAATTAGTGTTGGCACCAGAGGATCCTATCTGCAAATGGTAGATGGGTCAGTCCACAGGACATGTTTTGGCCAGGGAGCTCTTGCATTCTTGTTCCCCAGCCTTCTGCGGCAAGGTGGCAGTACGCTTCTGCGGGAACAGGCTTTGTAACAGAAGCTCTGGCTTAGCAGGAGGCAGCCTGGAGGATACCTCTCACAGTTTAGGATACAGAAGCCTGTTAACACATCCTATGAAAGGGACAATGTCAAAGTGGGGGGGTTACCTGGGAAAGAGCTTGCTAGGCACCACGTCCCTTTACCCCTGCAGTTTTAACAACAGCATCCTGTGCGTGTGGACATGATGAAAGCTGGGTTTGAGGGGACATAAGATAGGAATAGGATTTGTGACGGGACAACAAGCTCACAAGTTTGACATTAGTCTTCCCACGTCAGCCTGTAATGGCGCAGACCCATCGGCCTCCTGACCCACTCAAGTGTTCCCTTCCCTGCTTTGCTCCCCTGCCAGGAAGACTTCTGAATGGAAGTCAGTGGACATGGGAATTCAACGTTGGCACGTGGATGACAGGATGAGTTACCTAGTAAACAGTAAAAAACTACCTACCCACAATGATTTTCCCAGGCCAACATCACAAGAATGTATTTCAAGAACTGAGTTCATCACTTGTTACTGCTGGTCCAGTGAGTATAGATGTTGCCCTGAGTGGTAGGAAAGGTGGGTAGCCGCCAATATTCGGGCCAGGCAGATGCCCGGACACTTAGCACCCTGGTCTACCTGTCTCCACATCCCATGCTTCTACCTCCCAGAACCCTGGAGGTAAGACCCAAGGAGGGATCCTTGGGCTGGCTTTTCATTAAAACTGCCTTGCTGCCAGTGGAGGTCTGACAGGATCCAGTCACTGTTACTTAGAAAAAAGTGCTTTGGCCAAAGGGGCAGGTTAGAAGAGGGAGATCAGATGACTATCCTTTAGAAAAACTCAAACCCGGCTGCTCATCAATACCCAAAAGCCTGAGGCCAGCCAGGGCACAGTCTGGTCCATGGGAATACTGCGTGGAGGTGGCAGTGAGTGTGAGGCGGCACCCTCACTGCCTGACCCCCAGGAGCACTTAGCCATCCTTTTTGGCTGGGAGGCTGTCAAAGAGCCGGGTTGCCTTCTTGCACAGCAGAGAGAACCAGTAGATCTGGGGAGCGATGAGGAAGCCATTGGCCACATTGCAGTAGAAGGGAATACGGGATGGCACCTGGAGTAGGCTTAGTCCCTGCTGTTGGCCATAGGACCAGTACATGAAAGGGAAAAGGAGGATCCGACAGGAAAGGAAGGTGGTCAGCGTGAGGATTCCGTTCACTTTGTACAGAAGGGTGTGTTGCTGCTTCAGctgcagaaggaaggggaggagagggccaTTAGCGCCACGCCGTGCCTTCCGTGCCTTCCGGGAGCGACCGGCCCAAGGCCCACGGCAGAACAGCCACACAAAGCTGTGTGTGTTCTGACACCTGTGGCAAAGCTGGCTGAGTGctgctctctttctgtgtgcACACAGGCTCGAAGTTTTTCCGACAGTGATATGAACTTGGCCTAAGCTACCCAGCCGAGAGGCACACAAGAACAGTGGAtttaacaacaagaacaacaacaaaacaaaacaaatctggcctggaaaaaatacctaaaaaacTGTATCAAATGTGAATCAAAAGTACAATGTCACCCCCACAGGCTCAGAAGACCAACTGACCTTTGCATCTGTTGAAGGGGGTCCTGTCCCACCATTCCTAGCACTATGGGATTCCCACACACCCCCAGTCAGCCGCGGGCCAGCTTCCTTCCACCACCAAGGCCCCATCATCCATACGTGCCTGAATCAGGACTCGGCCCAGCGACACAAACGGAGTGCTCAGTTCTGCCATGAAGATGCAGCCGACAAAGAAGTCCCCCAGGTCTCCCCTGAGCCTctacagaagaaaagggaaggaaagggaaataagCTGCTACTGGACAGGGGAACCATGAGACCATGGGAAAGGGCAATGCTAGAGGAGCGAGTAGACACCTGGTTAGTAGTCTTCGGCCTCCACAGCTGTAGCGCTTGGAGGGTCAAACCCCCTTGGATCCAGAGGCAACTCAGAGGTCAGGGGATCGCATCACACCAAGCTTTTTCTGAAATCCAATGTCAGCCGGAAGGAACCCTGTAGCCTACTTTTGGGTATCTAACTTAGTCATGCCAAGGGCACTTGGCCAGTTTAGTTCAACAAaatatgtgccaggccctgtgctagatGTCAGGGTCCCAGAGCAACCAGGAAAATCTTTGTTACGAATGTAATGTACTCCCACCACTCCTTTTATCTTGTCAGAAAAAAATAGGATAGTGGAGAAGGACCGCTTTGTCACTTACTACCACAATAAGTAAGCTCTTAGAGCCCCAGCTGCTTCATCTCTGGTATAGGGCGGAGAATATCTAATTGTCATTTCTAATACTTCAAATTATTAGTAGAAAGCGATGAGCTTTGCAGTCCAGAAGCTGTCACCTGGTAGGCACTTAGGaattaataatttcctttctgCATTCCCGTCTCTCTCACtcagggcagggggaaggggggggatGGGAAAATGGACTCGAGGAGAAATTCTAAGGCTATCTGCTTTGAGAGTGGGTTTTTGTGACATCAACATGGCACATACAGTACTCTCTGACAACGTTAGAGCACTTCACCAGTCGAATGAGctactctcattttttttaaaaaacaatctgcggtcgcctgggtggctcagtgggttaagtctctgccttcggctcaggtcatggtcccagggtcctgggattaggccccgcatcgggctctctgctcggcagggagcctgcttcctcctatatctgcctgcctctctgcctacttgtgatctctgtcaaataaataaaatctttaaaaaaaaaaatctgtatgttgttttgtattgtattgtatgcTGCTTTTATATTGTATAAACTAAAGACAGGGCCTCTGGCAGAACCAGGGAATCACAGAGGGCTAGGGTACTGCATAAAGGAAAGTACTGGTAGGGAGGATCAGCGACATTGCAGactgcattttttccccccacagtaTCTGCCGGGGAGGCTTTACCAGGGAAGGAGTGGGCAAAGGACAGTGGGTgcggaggaaggggaaagaaagagggacaaTCCAGGCTCGCAAGTACTGGTCAAAGACACCCAGTCTAACAGGAGGAGACGAGGGACTGAGTCGGCTGTCGGCTGTCTGGGAAGGCCATACCTGGGCAACTGGCACAAGGACAAACAGAATGACTGCGTGGTGTGTGATCATGAGGCGGTTTTTGCACAGGAAGTTTCGGAAGGTGGCGAGGGAGTGTCCGCGGTTCTGGTCTCTGGTTCGGTACCACTCACAGAGGTACATAGCGTAGGAGTCATAGACCATGTATGGAATCAAGAACCAGACATACTCTCGGGCAAGCCAGTGCCTAAAAGAAAGCGGATGAACAGTCCATGAGATGATGACAGATGTCAGTTTTGTACCTAAGTGGCTGTTTTCACTCCAAACGCTTTACAAGGAAGACTCTGACAGTGATAAATAAGGCGAGTGAAGATTTTTCTCTCAGTTACAGGGCCAATTACTAGGTGTCAGAGGCAGAAAGCTGGGACTCACTCAGCACCAGGTGTTTCAGTACCAGCTGTCACCATTTCCCTGATTTAGCCCTTTCGAATGCATTTTCTGATAAAAGCTAACTTTGATATAGATATCTCTACAAATGATTCATTAGCCCCACCAAGAACTTGTTCAGAGGTGTCCCAAATGCCCAATCCAATATTTCCAGTTTAACTCTACTTAGTTGCTCAATAGTTGGGAGTTTCCTCACATATTTGCTCGCAACCCCACTTTCGGAAGTTTCTGGGAAGCTACCCTGACCGTGGGTAACTGCGTGGGTAATTACGTGGGTAATTCTGTGGCTAATCCCAAGTCCactcattaagaaaaatacatcTGGAAAGGAGCCCAGAGCTCAAGGACTACCTTACAGCAGTCAGATAGGAGCAGAGAAGCTCTGACAAAAGACAGCATTCCCCTTTACTTGCCCAAAGGGGTTTATTCCATATTTGCAGGGTCGAAGCTGACTGTTTATCACAGGCCCAGAACAGATTAGAAGGAAAGTCTCCAATGTCTACCATTTTGTTCCCAAATGAGAAATAATCATTctacagaaaaaggagaaaatcaaaacagaaatcatATACTCTCGCTGAGAAGGATTAGCTTCATTCAGTTGTCACATTTTTACTGAGCACCCCTGAGTCAGCGAGAAGAAACAGTTTAGTTTCATGGTTCTCAAACTACCTGAACCCCAGAATCACCTGCAGTGCTGGTTAAGGACTCTAATCCCCAGAGCCTCTACCTGCACGGCCTCGCGAGCTcaagtttgtatttttaactctGTTTCCGGTGATTTCCTAAGAAGCCAACCCACTGAACTGCAACACTGGCAATATATTCCAGAGAGGGTGC from Mustela nigripes isolate SB6536 chromosome 16, MUSNIG.SB6536, whole genome shotgun sequence includes these protein-coding regions:
- the GEMIN4 gene encoding gem-associated protein 4, which codes for MDLGPVNICEEMTILHGGFLLAEQLFHPKALTEMTKSDWERVGQPIVEALREISSATACSQPFAWKKKALIIIWAKVLQPYPVTPSDTDTRWQEDVFFSVGNMIPTINHTVLFELLKSLEASGLFIQLLMALPTAICRAELEHFLEHMSVDTSSKDVAFFLSVWWEMMKHKGNQQDPLLSQFRTMAHKYLSSSDEFSHPPKRFKSDPDVCPTMPLLAMLLTGLKQIQSRILCPGMKCCALANLADMLTVFALMEDDPQEVSATVYLDKLATVISVWNSDTQNPYHQQALAEKVKEAERDISLTSLAKLPSETIFIGFEFMCSLLREWGEELQAMLNGSQGTNYDSFRLCDSLTSFSQNLKLYLDSTSLSKEERQVVSELAECVADFLRKTAKVLKNKGFEKDITASIAMAIIEQKMDRHMEMCYIFASEKKWAFSDEWLACLLNNRALFREPDLVLKLLETVIEVTAADRAIPESQIKQVISLILECYADLSLPDKNKVLSGTLFSWGRKGLSEKLLAYLDGFQEDVNTTFNQLTQSTSEQGLAKAVASVARLVILHPEVTVKKMCSMAVVSLGTHKFLAQILTAFPALRFLEEQGPNPSTSFVVSCLKETVWTKFSTPKEEKQFLELLGCLMNPVKPQGIPVAALLEPDEVLKEFVLPFLLLDIKEVGLSLKIFIQTLEANACLEEYWLHTCSPFPLLFSLCQLLDGFSKYWQLPREKRCLSLDGKDLVVHILEVLCEIILANTETFSPDTWIKSLSWLHRKLEQLDWTVRLRMKNLFEGHFKCEVPATLFEICKLSEDEWTSQAHPGYGPGTGLLAWMECCSISSSISEQMLSLLVVDVGNPEEVRLFSKGFLVVMVQVLPWCSPQEWQHLYQLTRRLLEKQLLHVPYSLEYIQFVPLLNLKPFAQELQFSVLFLRAFQFLCSQSCRNWLPMEGWSHVVKLLCNSLTHLLDSVRMIQSVGPWAQEQDLTQETLFFYTQVFCHVLHIMAMLHQEVCEPLYVLALEILTCYETLSKANPSGSSLLQKVNEQRFLKSIAENISPEERRQTLLQKISNF
- the TLCD3A gene encoding TLC domain-containing protein 3A isoform X1; translation: MLLTLASGSLFFPGLFALCTWGLRRARPAWSDSDCVMISTRLVSSVQAVLATGSGIVIIRSCSDVITDRHWLAREYVWFLIPYMVYDSYAMYLCEWYRTRDQNRGHSLATFRNFLCKNRLMITHHAVILFVLVPVAQRLRGDLGDFFVGCIFMAELSTPFVSLGRVLIQLKQQHTLLYKVNGILTLTTFLSCRILLFPFMYWSYGQQQGLSLLQVPSRIPFYCNVANGFLIAPQIYWFSLLCKKATRLFDSLPAKKDG